The sequence TGATCGAGCCCGGTGAGCAGATCAACGAGCACTACCACCCGTACTCCGAGGAGTTCGTCTTCGTCGTCAGCGGCGAGCTGGAGGTGGACCTGGACGGGGTCACCCACGAACTGCGGCCCGACCACGGGCTGATGATCCCCCGTGAGATGCGCCACCGGTTCCGCAACGTGGGCACCGCCGAGGCCCGGATGGTCTTCCACCTCGGTCCGCTGGCACCCCGCCCGGAGCTGGGGCACGTGGACACGGAGGAAGTGGCGTGACCGAGCGGGGCAGCGCCGAGCGCCGGGTGGCCGTCACCGGGCTGGGCGTGGTCGCCCCGGGCGGCATCGGCGTCCCGGCCTTCTGGGAGCTGCTCACCGCCGGGCGGACCGCGACCCGGGGGATCACCCTCTTCGATCCCGCCGGCTTCCGTTCCCGGATCGCCGCCGAGTGCGACTTCGACGCGCTGGCCTGCGGCCTGGACCCGGACCGGGCCGCGCGGGCCGACCGCTATGTGCAGTTCGCCCTGGCGGCGTCCGGCGAGGCGGTCCGCGACTCGGGTCTCGAGATCGCCACGATGGACCCCTGGCGGGTCGGCGTGTCGCTGGGCTCGGCCGTGGGCGGCACCACCCGGCTGGAGCACGACTACGTGGCGGTCAGCGCCGGCGGGTCCCGCTGGGACGTCGAGTCGCAGCCCGCCGGGCCGCACCTGCACCGGGCGTTCTCGCCCAGCGCGCTGGCCTCCGAGGTGGCCGAGCAGGTCGGGGCGCAGGGTCCGGTGCAGACCGTCTCGACCGGCTGCACCTCGGGGCTCGACGCCGTCGGCCATGCCTTCCACCTGATCGAGGAGGGCCGGGCCGACGTGATCGTGGCCGGCGCCTCCGACTCGCCGATCTCCCCGATCACGGTGGCCTGCTTCGACGCCATCAAGGCGACCTCGACCCGCAACGACGACCCGGCCCACGCTTCCCGTCCCTTCGACGCCGCCCGCGACGGCTTCGTGCTGGGCGAGGGCTCCGCGGTCCTGGTGCTGGAGGAGCTGACGCACGCGCAGGCGCGCGGCGCCCGGATCTACTGCGAGATCCGCGGCTTCGCCACCTTCGGCAACGCCTACCACATGACCGGGCTGACCACCGAGGGCCGCGAGATGTCCGAGGCGATCGACCGCGCTCTGGCGCAGGCCCGGATCGACCCGAGCGACATCGACTACGTGAACGCGCACGGCTCGGGCACCAAGCAGAACGACCGGCACGAGACGGCTGCCGTGAAGCGCTCGCTGGGCGCGCACGCGTACGCCGTCCCGATGAGTTCGATCAAGTCGATGGTCGGCCACTCGCTGGGCGCGATCGGTGCGATCGAGCTGGCCGCCTGCGCGCTGGCGCTGGCCCACGGCGTGGTGCCACCGACCGCGAACTACCAGACCCCGGACCCGGAGTGCGATCTGGACTACGTGCCCAGGACCGCGCGCGAGGCCAAGCTGCGCACGGTGCTCTCGGTCGGCAGCGGCTTCGGCGGCTTCCAGTCCGCGGTGGTACTGGCCCGAACTGACGGGAGGACGCAGTGAGTCGGCGCAGGATCGAACGAGCGGGCCGGCGGGCGGTGGTGACCGGCCTCGGCGTGATCGCGCCGAACGGCATCGGCGCCACCGCCTTCTGGAAGGCGGTGCAGCAGGGCGGTTCGGCCCTCGGCCCGGTCACCCGGGAGGGCTGCACCGAGCTGCCGCTGCGGGTGGCCGGCGAGGTGCGCGGCTTCGAGGCGGCCGAGCTGATCGAGGACCGCTTCCTGGTGCAGACCGACCGGTTCACCCACTTCGCCATGGCCGCCGCCGAACTCGCCCTGGCGGACGCCCAGGTGGATGCCGGGCAGCAACAGCCGTTCGGCGTCGGCGTGGTGACCGCGGCCGGCTCCGGCGGCGGCGAGTTCGGCCAGGGCGAGCTGCAGCAACTCTGGGGTCGCGGACCGCACTTCGTCGGCCCGTACCAGTCGATCGCCTGGTTCTACGCGGCCAGCACGGGTCAGATCTCGATCCGCGGCGGCTTCCGCGGGCCGTGCGGGGTGCTGGCCAATGACGAGGCCGGCGGCCTGGACGTCTTCGCCCAGGCCTGCCGGAGCATCCGGCGCGGCACCGACGTGGTCGTCGCGGGCGCCACCGAGGCGCCGCTGGCGCCCTACTCCGTGGTCTGCCAGCTCGGCTACCCGGAGCTCAGCCTGGCCGCCGACCCGCACCGGGCCTACCTGCCGTTCACCGACGAGGCATGCGGCTTCGTGCCCGCCGAGGGCGGCGCGATGTTCGTGGTGGAGGAGGAGGACGCGGCCCGCCGCCGCGGCGCCTGGGTCCGGGCCGTGGTCGCCGGCCACGCGGCCACCTTCACCGGTACCTCCGGCTGGGAGAAGTCCCGCCAGGGGCTGGCCCGGGCGATCCGCGGCGCCCTGGACGAGGCCCAGTGCCCGCCCGGCGAGGTCGACGTGGTCTTCGCGGACGCGCTGGGCGTGCCGGCCGCCGACCAGGCCGAGGTGCTGGCGATCGCCGACGCCCTGGGCCCGCATGCCGCCGACGTCCCGGTGACCGCCCCCAAGACCGGCTTCGGCCGCGCCTACTCGGCCGCCTCGGCGCTGGACGTGGCCGCCGCGATGCTCGCGCTGGAGCACGGCGTGGTGCCCCCCACGCCGAACGTCACCGAAGTCCAGCACGGACTGAACCTGGTCACCGGCCGGGCCCACCGGGCACCGCTGCGCACCGCACTGGTGCTCAGCCGCGGCCTGATGGGCTGCAACTCGGCGCTGGTCCTGCGCCGGGCCGGCGACGACCGACCGTAACCACCCGCCCAACCGAAGGAGATCCGCCATGAACGGTCCTGTGACCATCGAAGAGCTCGCCCTGCTGATGAAGTCCCGAGCCGGCCTGACCGTCGACCCGGAGCAGCTCGCAGCCCGGCCCGACGACCCCTTCGAGCTCTACAACCTGGACTCGCTCGGTCTGCTCGGCATCGTCTCCGAGCTGGAGAACCGCTACGGCCGGTCGATCGACAACGAGCCGGAGCGCTGCAAGACCCCCACCGAGTTCCTGACCCAGGTCAACGAACAACTCAACGCTGGAGCCTGAGATGACCGGACACACCGACAACACGATCCTGATCGCCGCCCCGCTCGACCTGACCTGGGACCTCACCAACGACCTGGAGCGCTGGCCGGAACTGTTCAGCGAGTACGCCACCGTCGACATCATCGAGCGGCAGGGCGACAAGACCACCTTCCGGCTGACCATGCACCCGGACGACGAGGGCCGGGTGTGGAGCTGGGTCTCCGAGCGGGAGGCCGACCGGACCGCCGGCACGGTGCGGGCCCGCCGGGTGGAGACCGGCCCGTTCGAGCACATGGACATCTTCTGGGAGTACCGGGAGGTGGACGGCGGGACTTCGATGCGCTGGGTGCAGGACTTCGCGATGAAGCCCACCGCCCCGGTCGACGACGCCGGGATGACCGAGCACATCAACCGCAACTCCAAGATCCAGATGGCGCTGATCCGCGACAAGGTCGAGCAGCACGCCCGCGAGAGCGCTCGTTGAGCCCGAAGGGACGCCCCTGATGCACCGCTCGTTGATCGTCGCCCGGATGCGACCCGACTCGGCCGCGCGGATCGCCGAGACCTTCGCCGACTCCGACCGCGGTGAACTGCCCGGTCTGGTCGGGGTCACCGGTCGCAGCCTCTTCCAGTTCGGCGACCTCTACCTGCACCTGATCGAGGCCGACCGGCCGCCCGGCCCGGCGGTCGCCAAGCTGACCGAGCATCCGGAGTTCCGCGACGTCAGCGCCCGGCTCGCGGCCTACGTCAGCGCCTACGACCCGCAGACCTGGCGGGAGCCGAAGGACGCCATGGCCCACGAGTTCTACCGTTGGGAACGGGACTGACATGACCGACACCACGCGGGAGTCCGCTGCTTCGCCGACCGCGTGGGTCCGGTGCGAGGGCTGCGTCACGCTCGTCTACGGCAAGCGGTTCAGCCGTGCGCTGCTGGTCTGCCCCGACTGCGGGTCGCACGCCAGACTCACCGCGCAGCAGCGGCTGGACCAACTGCTGGACGAGGGCTCGGCGCAGCCGCTCGACCAGGTCGACTGTGTGGCCGACCCGCTCGGCTTCGTCGACCTGCGGCCCTACCCCGAGCGGCTGGCGGAGGCTCGGGCCAGCACCGGACTGGCCGAGGCGGTGCTCTGCGTCCGGGGGCTGATCGAGGGTCAGCCGGTGATCGCCTGCGCGATGGACTTCCGGTTCCTCGGCGGCAGCCTCGGTTGCGCGGTCGGCGCGCAGATCGCCGAGGCGGCCCGGACCAGCCTGCGGCTGCGGATCCCGCTGCTGCTGATCACCGCCTCGGGCGGGGCCCGGATGCAGGAGGGCGTGCTCTCCCTGATGCAGATGGCGAAGACCGCGCACGCGCTGGCCGAGCTGGACGAGGCCGGCGTGCTGGTGCTCTCGCTGATCACCGACCCGACCTACGGGGGCGTGGCCGCCTCCTTCGCGACGCTCGCCGATGTGATCATCGCCGAACCCGGGGCCAGGCTGGGCTTCGCCGGCCCGCGGGTGATCGAGCAGACCATCGGCGGGAGCCTGCCGCCCGGCTTCCAGCAGGCCGAGTTCCTGCGCGGGCACGGGCTGATCGACGACGTGGTGCAGCGGGGTGCGCTGCGGCCGGTGCTCGGCCAACTGCTGAGCCTGCAGCATCCGGGCGCCCGCCCGGCCGCCCCCGCCACCTCAGCCACCTCGGCCACCTCGGCCACCCCGGCCACGCAGCCGCACGAGCCTGCCGAGCAGTTGCCGAAGCCGGATGCCTGGGCGACCGTCCAACTGGCCCGGCACCCCGAGCGGCCCACCACCCTCGACTACGCCGCCCACCTGCTGGACGGCTTCCACGAGCTGCACGGCGACCGGATCGCCGAGGACTGCCCGGCCGTGGTGGGCGGCCCGGGGTGGCTGAACGGGCGGCCGGTGATGCTGATCGGGCATCAGAAGGGCGGCACCGAACTGACCGAGCGTCAGCACCGCAAGTTCGGCATGCCGAGCCCCGGCGGCTACCGCAAGGCGGCCCGGCTGATGCGGCTGGCCGCCAAGCTCGGCCTGCCGGTGGTGACGCTGATCGACACCCCGGGCGCCAACCCGGGCCCGGACGCCGAACGGGGCGGCCAGGCGGTCGCCATCGCGGAGAACCTGCGGCTGATGGCCCGGCTGCCGGTGCCGATCGTCGCCGTGATCACCGGCGAGGGCGGCAGCGGCGGGGCGCTGGCGCTGGCGGTCGCCGACCGGGTGCTGGTCTGCGCCAACGCCGTCTATTCGGTGATCAGTCCCGAGGGCTGCGCGGCCATCCTCTGGAAGGACAGCGAGGCGGCACCGACTGCCGCCGCCGCTCTGCGCGTCGACGCCGAAGAACTGCTCCGGCTCAGTATCGTCGACGGTGTCGTACCCGAACCGCCGGGTGGTGCGCACACGGATCACTCGCAGGCCGCCGCCCTGCTGGGCGATGCCGTGACCGCCGCGCTGGCGGAGCTTCAGTCGTGGGAACCGCAGCGGCTGCTGCGGGAGCGCGGCGGCCGCTTCCATCGCTTCGGTCTCGGAACCGCCCCGAGCGCTGGACAGGGAGTTTCGTGAAGTCGGAACACGAGCAGTCGGACCACCGGATGAACGGCGGTCCGGACGGTCAACTGAACAGGCGTCAGCCGGACGGCCCGGACGGCACGCTGGCGGCGCTCTGCCGCAGCGTGGCCCAGCTGACCGCTGCGGCGCCCACGCCGCCGCAGCGGATCCGACTGCAGTCGGGACAGACCGTCGTCGAGATCGAGTGGCCCGAACCGGTGGGCGCCGACCCGACGCCCGGACCGGTCCCGCCCGCAGCGGCGGCAGAGCCCGCACCGGCCGCCGAGGACGAGCTGACCTACGTCAAGGCCCCGATGGTGGGCACGTTCTACCACGCCGGCTCGCCGGACGCGCCGCCCTTCGTCAAGGTCGGCGACCTGGTCACGGCCGGCCAGCCGGTCGGTGTCCTCGAGGCGATGAAGATGATGAACACCATCGAGGCGCAGGCCGACGGGCGGGTGGTCGAGCTGCTCGCACCGAACGCGCAGCCGGTGGAGTTCGATCAGCGCCTGATCGCGCTGGAGCCCACGGCCGGGACCAAGTAGGGGCCGGTCGCGATGAACGCACCGTTCTCAACCGTCCTGATCGCCAATCGGGGCGAGATCGCCCTGCGGGTGGCCCGCGCCTGTCGCGAACTCGGCATCCGCACCGTGGCGGTGTACTCCAGCGCCGACCGCGACTCGGCCGTGGTCCGGTTCGCGGACCGCAGCGTCCACATCGGTCCGGCTCCCGCCCGCGGCAGCTACCTCAACATGCCCGCGATCGTCGAGGCGGCCCAGCAGACCGGCGCACAGGCGATCCACCCCGGCTACGGGTTCCTCTCCGAGGACCCGGACTTCGCGGAGATCTGCGAGGCGCACGGCCTGGTCTTCATCGGCCCGCCCGCGCAGGTGATGCAGCAGCTCGGCGACAAGGCCGCGGCCCGGACCCTGATGGCCGAGGCCGGGCTGCCGGTGCTGCCCGGCAGCACCGGCGCGCTGAACTCCCCCGCCGAGGCCGAGGCGCTCGCCCAGCAGGTCGGCTTCCCGGTGATCCTCAAGGCGGTGGCCGGTGGCGGCGGCCGGGGCATGGCCGTGGTCCGCGCCGCCGGCGACCTGCGGTTGGCCTACCACCAGACCCGGGCCCACGCCCGCGCGGTCTTCGGCGACGAGCGGCTCTACCTCGAACGCTTCGTCGAGGACGCCCGGCACATCGAGGTGCAGGTGCTCTGCGACCGGCACGGCGCGGTCGTCCACCTGGGCGAGCGGGACTGCTCGGTGCAGCGCCGGCACCAGAAGCTCGTCGAGGAGTCGCCGGCGCCGAACCTGCCGCCCGAGCTGCGCGAGGCGATCTGCGCGGCCGCGGTGCGGGGCGCCGCGGCGGTGGGCTTCGTCGGCGCCGGGACCTTCGAGTTCGTGCTGACCCCGACCGGCGAGTTCTACCTGATGGAGATCAACTGCCGGCTCCAGGTGGAACATCCGGTCACCGAGCTGGTCACCGGGGTCGACATCGTCCGGGAGCAGATCACCGTCGCCGCCGGCCGGCCGCTCTCGATTCGCCAGGCCGACGTGCTGCCGCGCGGGGTGGCGCTGGAGTGCCGGGTCAACGCCGAGGCTCCGGAGCGGGACTTCGCGCCGGCACCGGGGCTGCTGACCGAGTTCGTGCCGCCCGGCGGGCCGTTCGTCCGGGTGGACACCCACGCCTTCACGGGCTGGCGGATCGGCCCCGACTACGACTCACTGCTCGCCAAGGTCGCGGTGTGGGCGCCGGACCGCGAGCAGGCGATCGCCCGGATGCGGCGCGCGCTGGGCGAGTTCCGGGTCGACGGGCCCGGCGTGTCCACCACGCTGGGCTTCCTGGGCGAGACCCTCGACCATCCGCTCTTCCAGGCCGGCCGCCACACCACCGGCCTGGTCGCGAGGATGCGCGAGCCCGCACCGGTGGCGCAACTCAGCGATTGAGCCGGCTCAGCGAATGACGGTGTCGAAGGCGTGCAGGTAGGAGTTGACCGGCCGGATGTCCCGGACGTCCAGACCGGCCTCCGCCAGCAGGCCGGTCAGGCTCTGCTTGGAATGCTTGGCGCCACCGACGTTGAGCAGCAGCAGCAGGTCCATCGCGGTGGTGAAGCGCATCGAGGGACTGTCGTCGACCAGGTTCTCGATGACCAGGACCCGGGCCCCGGGGCGCCCGGCGGCGACCACCTGACGCAGCGTCCGGCGGGTGCTGTCGTCGTCCCACTCCAGGATGTTCTTGATGATGTAGAGGTCGGCCTGCACCGGGATCGCCTCGCGGCAGTCGCCGGGGACCAGCCGCACCCGGGAGGCGAGCGAGCCGCCCTCGCGCAGCCGGGGATCGGCGTTCGCCACCACCGTGGGCAGGTCCAGCAGGGTGCCGCTCAGCGCCGGGTGCTTCTCCAGCAGGCCGGCCAGCACGTGTCCCTGGCCGCCGCCGATGTCCGCCACCGAGCCGATCCCGTCGAGGTCGAGGAACTCGGCGATGTCGTGCGCGGACTGGCGGCTCGAGGCGGTCATCGCCTGGTCGAACACCCGGGCCGAGTCCCCCGCGTCGGCGTGCAGGTAGCTGAAGAAGTCCTTGCCGTAGAGGTCCTCGAAGACGTGGCTCCCGGACCGGACCGCGTCGTCCAGCCGCGGCCAGGCCTCCCAGGTCCACGGTTCGGTGCACCACAGCGCGATGTAGCGCAGGCTGCCCGGCGCGTCCTCGCGCAGCAGCCGCGACATCGCGGTGTGCGCGTAGCGGCCGTCCGGGGTCTCCTCGAAGATCTCGTAGCAGGACAGGGCTCGCAGCAGCCGGGCGAGCGGGCGCGGTTCGGTGTCCACGGCGGCCGCCAGCTCCTCGACCCCCGCCGGCGTGTCGCCCAGCGCGTCCGCCAGGCGCAGTCGCGCCGCCGCCCGGACGGCGGCGGCGCAGGCCGCGCCGAAGACGAGTTCCCGCAGCCGGATCGGGGCGCGCGGGTCGTCGCTCTGTACGGTGGTCATACGTCTCTCCCTGCGTGGAAGCGTCAGCACCGGCCGACGGGCTCGGAGGTCGTGCACTGGTTGCCGGTGAAGGTGTTCTGGCCGCTGTCGCGGTCGGCGAGGTCGGCGGGCTGGTTACCGGTGACCAGGTTGTCGCCGATGGTGTTGTCGGTGCTCGGGCCGCCGACGAAGCTGCGGAACAGCACGATGCCGCCGGACATCGGCGAGGCGCCGACGTTCCCGGTGACGTGGTTGTCCGTCACCTGGGTGGACTCGACACCGGTCAGCACGATGCCGCTGCCCTGGAGGAAGGGCAGCCGGCCGTTCGGCGGGCAGTAGGTGTTGTTGTCGTCGACGCGGTTGTGCCGCACGCTCAGTGCGCCGGCCCGGGGCCGGCCGTCGTCGCCGACCACGAAGATCCCCGTGCAGTTGCCGGTCATGGTGTTGTGCTCGACGCTCAGGTTCCGCAGCCGCCGCACCACCGCGCCGATCCGGTTGTCGGTGAGCCGGTTGCCGAAGATCAGCGCGCCGCCGGTGTCGACGGCCCCGCCCTTGCCGTCGGCGATGTTGGCCAGGAAGATCCCGGCCTGGCCGTTGCGCCGGGCCTCGTTCTGCAGGAACCGGCCCCGGACGGACTTCTCCTGGCTGATGCCCTGCTCGCCGTTGTCCTCGGCCAGCACGCGACGGACCGTCATTCCGTCGGTCTGCGAGGCGGAGATCCCGTTCTTGGCGAAGTTCGCGACGGTCAGCGATTCGAGGGTCACACCGGTCAGCGGGTGATCCGCCGTTCCGGTGACGCAGATGCCGTGGCCCGCCTTGGCGCACGGCTGGTCGCCGGGCTCGTTCTGCCGGGTGATCACGGTCTTCGCGCCCAGCCCCCGCAGGGTGAGCCCGGAGACCGAGATCTGGACGCTCTCGTGGTAGGTGCCCGGGAGGATCTCCACGGTGTCCCCCGGGGCCGCCAGGTCGACGGCGTGCTGGATCGACTCACCCGGGTGGACCAGCCGGACGGCGGCGGCGTGCGCGGGCAGCGAGCAGAGCGACGGAAGGAGCAGGGTGACCGCGGCGGTCAGCACGCGCGGCAGCGTGCGGCGGGACATCTGTGGCGACATGAGTCCGAAGCTAACCGCGACCGTCACACTCCGCCACTCGCCGGCTACTCCTCGCGCAGTACCGCCGTCAGGGCCGCCAGGAACTCCTTCGGCCGCTCCAGCTGCACGCTGTGCCCCGCTCCCGCCACCACCACCTCGCGCACCGAGCCGCCGGCCGCCGCGTACCGCTCCAGCACCGCCCGGGTCTGACTCACCATCGGCTGCGCGGGGCAGGCCTGCTCCCCCGGCCAGCCCGGCACCGCGCCGATCGCGCCCAGGTGCGCCAGGTCGAACAGCGAGGTGTCCGAGACGATCACGTCCTGCGCGCCGCGCACCCAGAGCACGGGTGGCTTCGGCTCGATCACCTCCAGGTCGTCGATCCGGAAGTGTGTCGGCGCCAGGCTGTTGAGCACCCCGCGGTCGCCCGGCGCGACGCCGGGCCAGGTCTCGCTGGCTCGGCTGTCACCGGGGTAGTGGTCGTCGCCGCAGCGGGTGCTCAGCATCGCGGGGAGGTACTCCGCCGGGTCCACCGGCTCGCTCACGTACGCGGAGCTGAAGACGTTGCGCGGCGAGAAGGGCGAGTCCGCGGTGGTGTCCCCCGCAGCCAGCCGCTGGACGAACTCGGGGGCCGCGGCGCCGCCGCCCGAACCGGCGCCGTCGGGCGAGTTGAGGGTGCCGTCCAGGCCGTGGGTGCCGCCGAAGCCGTACGGGGAGACCGGGTTGAGCAGGGTCACCGAGCGCACCAGGCCGGGCCGGTCGCGCAGGTACTGCAGCACCACGCCGCCGCCGAGGCTCCAGCCGACCAGGTGGACCGGGCCGAGCCGCAGGGCCTCGGTGAGTGCGGCCAGGTCGTCGCTGTAGTCGCGCAGGCCGCGGGTGGCGTCCACCGGGAGCGGGTCGGTGGCGCCGAAGCCGCGCAGGTCGGGGGCGATCGGGCGGTAGCGCTCGGGCAGTTCGAGCATGGTGGAGTGCCAGAACGCGCCGGCGGAGACGTTGCCGTGCACCAGCAGCACGGGCTCGCCGGTCCGGCCCTCGAGTTCGGCGTAGTTGACGGTCAGTCGGGAGGTGGCGAGGCGTCGGTCGACTGTCACGGCGGTCACTTTCAGTTCAGCCAGCCGGCGACCTGCGCGTTCGCCGCGCTGTCCCAGCCGAGTTCGAGGTGGTTGGCGGTGGCGACCAGCGCGGTGCCGCCCACGGTCGCGATCCCGGTGGTGTCCAGCGCGCTGCTCTCGAAGACGACGCCGTCACTGGGCCCGCGGTCCTCGTTGAAGATGCCGACGATGCTCGGTGTGCCGCCGGCCAGCAGGTAGGTCCGGACGGCGGACGGCACCCCGGCCCGCTGCAGCGGCGCGATCAGCGAACCGGCGTCGATGGCGGCCTGGATGCCGCCGCCGTCGGTGTAGAAGCCCTGCCCGCCGTAGTAGGTGGTGTACCAGTCCTGTTGGGTCTGGTCGACGCCGTAGACCGCGTCGAAGCGGGCCAGCATCTGCCGCTGCCCGGGGTAGTCGTCGTAGCCGCCGCTGGGGGTGAAGGAGTACTCGGGGTGCGCGACATAGCTGCCGTAGCAGGTCATGTGCAGATGCGGGGAGGGGGCGTTGACCGTGCCTCCGCACTCCGGCCAGATGCTGAAGTCGTGGGCCCAGCCGTGGGCGTAGGGGTAGTCGTAGCCGCCGTTCGGCCCGCCGAGGGTGATCAGCTTGCGGACGTCGCCCGCGTACGGCCGTCCCCAGGACGGCTTCACCGAGGAGACGTAGGCCCTGGTGGACATCTCGCCCTTGCTCCAGCCGACCAGGTCCACCTGCGGGACGCCGAGCTTGGCGCGGATCAGCGCGACCGCGTCGCCGACCTCCTGAGCCTGCATCAGGTTGTCGCCCTGCTTGTGCGCGAAGCCGATCGCGAAGACCCGGTAGCCGCGTGCCGACAGGTACTGCATCAGGCCGGTGCTGGGGCAGGAGGCGGCGCCGCAGCCGTAGCCGCCGGACTCGCCGGGGTTGGCCCAGGCGCGGTCGGGGTTGTCGTTGGCGCCGTGCACCAGCAGCAC is a genomic window of Kitasatospora azatica KCTC 9699 containing:
- a CDS encoding cupin domain-containing protein, yielding MTTQSVRIVPLDATTPNRKRGGDLRAMLTPTSVGSTSGFMGVALIEPGEQINEHYHPYSEEFVFVVSGELEVDLDGVTHELRPDHGLMIPREMRHRFRNVGTAEARMVFHLGPLAPRPELGHVDTEEVA
- a CDS encoding beta-ketoacyl-[acyl-carrier-protein] synthase family protein, translating into MTERGSAERRVAVTGLGVVAPGGIGVPAFWELLTAGRTATRGITLFDPAGFRSRIAAECDFDALACGLDPDRAARADRYVQFALAASGEAVRDSGLEIATMDPWRVGVSLGSAVGGTTRLEHDYVAVSAGGSRWDVESQPAGPHLHRAFSPSALASEVAEQVGAQGPVQTVSTGCTSGLDAVGHAFHLIEEGRADVIVAGASDSPISPITVACFDAIKATSTRNDDPAHASRPFDAARDGFVLGEGSAVLVLEELTHAQARGARIYCEIRGFATFGNAYHMTGLTTEGREMSEAIDRALAQARIDPSDIDYVNAHGSGTKQNDRHETAAVKRSLGAHAYAVPMSSIKSMVGHSLGAIGAIELAACALALAHGVVPPTANYQTPDPECDLDYVPRTAREAKLRTVLSVGSGFGGFQSAVVLARTDGRTQ
- a CDS encoding beta-ketoacyl synthase N-terminal-like domain-containing protein — translated: MSRRRIERAGRRAVVTGLGVIAPNGIGATAFWKAVQQGGSALGPVTREGCTELPLRVAGEVRGFEAAELIEDRFLVQTDRFTHFAMAAAELALADAQVDAGQQQPFGVGVVTAAGSGGGEFGQGELQQLWGRGPHFVGPYQSIAWFYAASTGQISIRGGFRGPCGVLANDEAGGLDVFAQACRSIRRGTDVVVAGATEAPLAPYSVVCQLGYPELSLAADPHRAYLPFTDEACGFVPAEGGAMFVVEEEDAARRRGAWVRAVVAGHAATFTGTSGWEKSRQGLARAIRGALDEAQCPPGEVDVVFADALGVPAADQAEVLAIADALGPHAADVPVTAPKTGFGRAYSAASALDVAAAMLALEHGVVPPTPNVTEVQHGLNLVTGRAHRAPLRTALVLSRGLMGCNSALVLRRAGDDRP
- a CDS encoding acyl carrier protein: MNGPVTIEELALLMKSRAGLTVDPEQLAARPDDPFELYNLDSLGLLGIVSELENRYGRSIDNEPERCKTPTEFLTQVNEQLNAGA
- a CDS encoding SRPBCC family protein, which codes for MTGHTDNTILIAAPLDLTWDLTNDLERWPELFSEYATVDIIERQGDKTTFRLTMHPDDEGRVWSWVSEREADRTAGTVRARRVETGPFEHMDIFWEYREVDGGTSMRWVQDFAMKPTAPVDDAGMTEHINRNSKIQMALIRDKVEQHARESAR
- a CDS encoding TcmI family type II polyketide cyclase, translated to MHRSLIVARMRPDSAARIAETFADSDRGELPGLVGVTGRSLFQFGDLYLHLIEADRPPGPAVAKLTEHPEFRDVSARLAAYVSAYDPQTWREPKDAMAHEFYRWERD
- a CDS encoding acetyl-CoA carboxylase carboxyl transferase subunit, translated to MTDTTRESAASPTAWVRCEGCVTLVYGKRFSRALLVCPDCGSHARLTAQQRLDQLLDEGSAQPLDQVDCVADPLGFVDLRPYPERLAEARASTGLAEAVLCVRGLIEGQPVIACAMDFRFLGGSLGCAVGAQIAEAARTSLRLRIPLLLITASGGARMQEGVLSLMQMAKTAHALAELDEAGVLVLSLITDPTYGGVAASFATLADVIIAEPGARLGFAGPRVIEQTIGGSLPPGFQQAEFLRGHGLIDDVVQRGALRPVLGQLLSLQHPGARPAAPATSATSATSATPATQPHEPAEQLPKPDAWATVQLARHPERPTTLDYAAHLLDGFHELHGDRIAEDCPAVVGGPGWLNGRPVMLIGHQKGGTELTERQHRKFGMPSPGGYRKAARLMRLAAKLGLPVVTLIDTPGANPGPDAERGGQAVAIAENLRLMARLPVPIVAVITGEGGSGGALALAVADRVLVCANAVYSVISPEGCAAILWKDSEAAPTAAAALRVDAEELLRLSIVDGVVPEPPGGAHTDHSQAAALLGDAVTAALAELQSWEPQRLLRERGGRFHRFGLGTAPSAGQGVS
- the accB gene encoding acetyl-CoA carboxylase biotin carboxyl carrier protein, translating into MKSEHEQSDHRMNGGPDGQLNRRQPDGPDGTLAALCRSVAQLTAAAPTPPQRIRLQSGQTVVEIEWPEPVGADPTPGPVPPAAAAEPAPAAEDELTYVKAPMVGTFYHAGSPDAPPFVKVGDLVTAGQPVGVLEAMKMMNTIEAQADGRVVELLAPNAQPVEFDQRLIALEPTAGTK
- a CDS encoding acetyl-CoA carboxylase biotin carboxylase subunit, with protein sequence MNAPFSTVLIANRGEIALRVARACRELGIRTVAVYSSADRDSAVVRFADRSVHIGPAPARGSYLNMPAIVEAAQQTGAQAIHPGYGFLSEDPDFAEICEAHGLVFIGPPAQVMQQLGDKAAARTLMAEAGLPVLPGSTGALNSPAEAEALAQQVGFPVILKAVAGGGGRGMAVVRAAGDLRLAYHQTRAHARAVFGDERLYLERFVEDARHIEVQVLCDRHGAVVHLGERDCSVQRRHQKLVEESPAPNLPPELREAICAAAVRGAAAVGFVGAGTFEFVLTPTGEFYLMEINCRLQVEHPVTELVTGVDIVREQITVAAGRPLSIRQADVLPRGVALECRVNAEAPERDFAPAPGLLTEFVPPGGPFVRVDTHAFTGWRIGPDYDSLLAKVAVWAPDREQAIARMRRALGEFRVDGPGVSTTLGFLGETLDHPLFQAGRHTTGLVARMREPAPVAQLSD
- a CDS encoding methyltransferase, which produces MTTVQSDDPRAPIRLRELVFGAACAAAVRAAARLRLADALGDTPAGVEELAAAVDTEPRPLARLLRALSCYEIFEETPDGRYAHTAMSRLLREDAPGSLRYIALWCTEPWTWEAWPRLDDAVRSGSHVFEDLYGKDFFSYLHADAGDSARVFDQAMTASSRQSAHDIAEFLDLDGIGSVADIGGGQGHVLAGLLEKHPALSGTLLDLPTVVANADPRLREGGSLASRVRLVPGDCREAIPVQADLYIIKNILEWDDDSTRRTLRQVVAAGRPGARVLVIENLVDDSPSMRFTTAMDLLLLLNVGGAKHSKQSLTGLLAEAGLDVRDIRPVNSYLHAFDTVIR
- a CDS encoding right-handed parallel beta-helix repeat-containing protein produces the protein MSPQMSRRTLPRVLTAAVTLLLPSLCSLPAHAAAVRLVHPGESIQHAVDLAAPGDTVEILPGTYHESVQISVSGLTLRGLGAKTVITRQNEPGDQPCAKAGHGICVTGTADHPLTGVTLESLTVANFAKNGISASQTDGMTVRRVLAEDNGEQGISQEKSVRGRFLQNEARRNGQAGIFLANIADGKGGAVDTGGALIFGNRLTDNRIGAVVRRLRNLSVEHNTMTGNCTGIFVVGDDGRPRAGALSVRHNRVDDNNTYCPPNGRLPFLQGSGIVLTGVESTQVTDNHVTGNVGASPMSGGIVLFRSFVGGPSTDNTIGDNLVTGNQPADLADRDSGQNTFTGNQCTTSEPVGRC